The genomic interval TTAGTAAATatgaaagcaaaaataaatggtaaaataaaagaaatttgcgGCTGCTTGGTACTTACAGATTGTTTTGCACAATGGGCATAAGAGCGTATTTTTTTGGTCCCAGAAAAGCTTGTTGAGAGAGCATTTCTCCCCATTAATCGGTGCCAAAGAAGAGCACTGCAATTAAGACAGCGGACAATCAGGCATGGCTTCAATCTGCCCATACTATAGCTATGAAACACACTAGCAATGAAAAGGAATCCTCAGAATGAAATAAAGACTTCAtgcattttttcttctctggATAGAGATGGAAGACACATGAATAAAGTTCATTCACTGACGAGATTTAACTATACGGTAAGAATTTAAAAGGACTTCGAAATTTCGATAACCTGTAGTAGTCCGGGTTTGGTACAAAGGTGGTTGTGTTGAGTAAACCATAATTTCCACCAATTAATGACTGTCTGCAGTATGTTTTAGTATCATGAGCTGCTGCCATACCGAGCTGATCCAAATACCTGTTTTACATGTCTCAAACATCACTTAGAAATCAACCacagaaaatgaaagatttcGGACAAAAGCTATAGTCATTTTACCAGAAGCTAAACACAAACGCATTGGTAACAAGATTATGACCACTGTTGTAAGCCCCTCCTGACTCACCAACCCATGCAACTGCAGAAGTTGCAGAACTCTTGAGGGTATTCTCGAGCTGACTGAATGTGTCAACCTCACCATCAAGATACGAtggatcaagaattttttcaaCCAGGTGCTGATCGACTCCTGTTACAAAAGAATGCAATCAGATAAGACTTAACATTCTTTCGAGGCATGGGATTAAAGAAGCTTTGATATCAGTTTTCTCAATCGAACATACCTGGCCCAAGATTGTATATGTGGTGGGTAGCCACGTCTAAAGATTGGCCTGATTTATCTAAGAATTCTTTGAACCATTTTGCATCAAAGAATCCTCCCGGTGCTATTATCAGAGGCTTTGAGTCCACGCCTGTATAAATTTTCTGGACTACGTTTCTCAGAGAGATTGTATCAGTAGCATACTGAGCTGCTGCAACTCTTGTTCCAACTCCGTTTCCACATAATTCATTACCTGAACAGCAAATGCAATCACCCGAGATAcagtcatttattttatattacaatttaGTCAGTAACTAAATCGTAGTTTAAGAACTTCCAACAAATCTCTAATCTTTCACATTACTGATTATCAACAAAAAcaggaataaaaaaatttttttaaaaaaagtgttCTCTTACCGAGCTCCCAACCATGGATTGAGTAGTTCTTTTTGACTGTATAACTTATAAAGGACTCAGCATTAGTATAGTCCCAAGCTCCCTTAACAGAACCATCATTTTGTATAGACCTTCCGGTGAGAGCATTTAATCCAAAAACAATCTTTGCCCTGAATTGAATACAGGGACATCTAAATCAAACAGCTCAACTTTCAAACTAAAAAAGGCTCGAGATTAACAAGTTTAAAAGGGAAAGAAACGTTCATACCCAGATTTCTTGAAGAAGGCATTCAGTTCATCCCATCTATGCATTGGTAAACATCCTTGAGTAAATCCAAACATCTCTGAAGAGTTTTTGACGAATTGCTTACAGGGTTGCCGATTATCTTCAGTATCATATATGACCTTATCTTGCAAAGTACCACCCAATCTAATCTTCAATGGCGAGAAAGCTGGTACAACAACGGAAGCAATTTTTCAGGCTATAATAAAGAACTAGAGGCTCTATCATTCaatagaaattattatttacgaGGAATGATGCTATTAGCAAAAGATCTTCTAAAACAAAGAATTGCTTACCTTTTACCGCATTCAACAATATATTGCTGTTGAGGTCCTGCaattaaaaagcaaaaatcaaaTGTATTAATATAGAATGATGCATCAGCATCAACTCTATTCTCATTTCTTTTAcgtttttgttttccttttttggggAGTGCATACATCAGATCCCCGTCAGTGCTATGAAGATATTTACTAATTCAACGAAcaataaagatgaaaatgaaagcaCAGTTAGAACTTTGCAACCAGATGCAGACACTAAACAAGAAAAACAGAGCGAAaactttgaattaaaatgcaaCAACTGCGTCACTGAGATCTCAAAGTTGACAAACAAATACAAACAAGCTTCAAAAACCTTTCAActaacattttcaaaatatttgaaagaccacttaaaaaagaattgattaaactctaaagaaattaaaaagccaaaacaagaaaaagaaagaagcaaTACCAGATTGAGCAGAGAGGCTCTGTCCCAGCTGCATGTCCCATAATCACACTTCTCGGGAGGCCACCAGTCCAAAGTGGCACAAACAAAATCGTCATCGGTCCTTCCAATGACACTTCTTCTATCAATGAAAACATTTCCTCCAACAAAACCTGCACCTCCAGCTGCTTCAGCCTGTAAAATGGAtaagctgctgctgctgctgcttctgCTGCttaaccaaaaacaaaacccaaaaagCAAAACCTTTAACCAAGCCTGAGAACCCATTTCTGGTTTTCGATAATGTTTAAGATCTGAGTTCTGAGTTTGTGTTTCTTTATATATGGGTT from Citrus sinensis cultivar Valencia sweet orange chromosome 9, DVS_A1.0, whole genome shotgun sequence carries:
- the LOC102610770 gene encoding heparanase-like protein 3; this translates as MGSQAWLKVLLFGFCFWLSSRSSSSSSLSILQAEAAGGAGFVGGNVFIDRRSVIGRTDDDFVCATLDWWPPEKCDYGTCSWDRASLLNLDLNSNILLNAVKAFSPLKIRLGGTLQDKVIYDTEDNRQPCKQFVKNSSEMFGFTQGCLPMHRWDELNAFFKKSGAKIVFGLNALTGRSIQNDGSVKGAWDYTNAESFISYTVKKNYSIHGWELGNELCGNGVGTRVAAAQYATDTISLRNVVQKIYTGVDSKPLIIAPGGFFDAKWFKEFLDKSGQSLDVATHHIYNLGPGVDQHLVEKILDPSYLDGEVDTFSQLENTLKSSATSAVAWVGESGGAYNSGHNLVTNAFVFSFWYLDQLGMAAAHDTKTYCRQSLIGGNYGLLNTTTFVPNPDYYSALLWHRLMGRNALSTSFSGTKKIRSYAHCAKQSKGLVLLLINLDNSTTVHASVAFNGTLTSRHKHKSLKMKIIKLPQASVGGNEREEYHLTAKDGDLHSQTMLLNGNILSVNSIGDIPTLEPLRVKSTQPVSVGPFSIVFVHMPHVILPACS